One Micromonospora craniellae genomic region harbors:
- a CDS encoding ABC transporter ATP-binding protein, producing the protein MSDGQSRPTNDAQIVVSGLTKQYRNVLAVNNLSFTIEPGRVTGFLGPNGAGKTTTLRMLLNLVTPSAGDATIGGRRYPDLVDPLRHVGAVLEASSAHKGRTGINHLRVICAAAGLPRQRADEALAMVGLSPAAKRKFKGYSLGMKQRLGIAAAMLGDPRVLILDEPANGLDPEGIRWMRGFLKGLAAEGRTVLVSSHLLSEMQLLADDVVIIAAGQLVRQGPVDQVLGSMAQGARVRVRTPQADALTAALADGPATVQADEQGTLLIAGVDAPTVGRAALAAGVELHELSTERPDLERVFLELTAGKAGIR; encoded by the coding sequence ATGTCCGACGGGCAGTCACGCCCCACCAACGACGCGCAGATCGTGGTCTCCGGCCTGACCAAGCAGTACCGCAACGTGCTGGCGGTCAACAATCTGTCGTTCACGATCGAGCCGGGTCGGGTCACCGGCTTCCTCGGTCCGAACGGCGCCGGCAAGACCACCACGCTGCGGATGTTGCTGAACCTGGTCACGCCGAGCGCCGGCGACGCCACCATCGGTGGTCGCCGGTACCCGGACCTGGTCGACCCGCTGCGGCACGTCGGCGCGGTGCTGGAGGCGTCCAGCGCGCACAAGGGGCGTACCGGAATCAACCACCTGCGAGTGATCTGCGCGGCGGCCGGATTGCCCCGGCAGCGGGCCGACGAGGCACTCGCCATGGTCGGCCTGAGCCCGGCGGCCAAGCGCAAGTTCAAGGGTTACTCGCTGGGCATGAAGCAGCGCCTCGGCATCGCCGCGGCGATGCTCGGCGACCCCCGGGTGCTCATCCTCGACGAGCCGGCCAACGGTCTGGACCCGGAGGGCATCCGGTGGATGCGCGGGTTTCTCAAGGGCCTGGCCGCCGAGGGTCGTACCGTGCTGGTCTCCAGCCACCTGCTGTCCGAGATGCAGTTGCTCGCCGACGACGTGGTGATCATCGCGGCCGGGCAGCTCGTCCGGCAGGGACCGGTCGACCAGGTGCTCGGGTCGATGGCGCAGGGCGCCCGGGTCCGGGTCCGCACCCCGCAGGCGGACGCGCTGACCGCAGCGCTCGCCGACGGACCGGCCACCGTGCAGGCCGACGAGCAGGGCACGTTGCTGATCGCCGGGGTGGACGCCCCGACGGTGGGCCGCGCGGCGCTGGCCGCCGGGGTGGAGCTGCACGAGCTGAGCACCGAACGACCCGACCTGGAACGCGTGTTCCTGGAGCTGACGGCCGGAAAGGCGGGCATCCGATGA
- a CDS encoding response regulator transcription factor, with protein MAATQTEARLLVVEDDPNILELLSASLRFAGFDVATATSGSAALNAARDHRPDLVVLDVMLPDLDGFEVIRMMREGGTRTPVVFLTARDATDDKIRGLTLGGDDYVTKPFSLEELTARIRAVLRRTSSGEQAPARLTFADLELDEETHEVYRAGQRVQLSPTEFKLLRYLMLNANRVLSKAQILDHVWNYDFRGDDNIVESYISYLRRKVDTTEPRLIHTLRGVGYVLRKPAA; from the coding sequence ATGGCGGCTACCCAGACCGAGGCCCGGCTTCTCGTCGTCGAGGACGATCCCAACATCCTCGAACTGCTCTCCGCGAGCCTGCGGTTCGCGGGCTTCGACGTGGCCACCGCCACCAGCGGCAGTGCCGCGCTCAACGCGGCCCGGGACCACCGGCCCGACCTGGTGGTGCTCGACGTGATGCTGCCGGACCTGGACGGCTTCGAGGTGATCCGGATGATGCGCGAGGGCGGCACCCGTACGCCGGTGGTCTTCCTCACCGCCCGGGACGCCACCGACGACAAGATCCGGGGGCTGACCCTGGGCGGCGACGACTACGTCACCAAGCCGTTCAGCCTGGAGGAGTTGACCGCCCGGATCCGGGCGGTGCTGCGCCGCACCAGCAGCGGCGAGCAGGCGCCCGCCCGCCTCACCTTCGCCGACCTGGAGCTGGACGAGGAGACCCACGAGGTGTACAGGGCCGGTCAGCGGGTGCAGCTCTCGCCGACCGAGTTCAAGCTGCTGCGCTACCTGATGCTCAACGCCAACCGGGTGCTGTCCAAGGCGCAGATCCTCGACCACGTCTGGAACTACGACTTCCGGGGCGACGACAACATCGTCGAGTCCTACATCTCCTACCTGCGGCGTAAGGTCGACACCACCGAGCCCCGGCTCATCCACACCCTGCGGGGGGTCGGCTACGTGCTCCGCAAGCCGGCGGCGTGA
- a CDS encoding HAMP domain-containing sensor histidine kinase, whose amino-acid sequence MNPVQQGKTRLRSVPLRVKLVAAVLALVAAALLVIASLTTIFLRSYLVGQIDTQLRGSGQTLGPLIPLMKTGRVGAMLPSDYFVVLANPDLGLTRPYYDDNTFGPQQLPRVPDDVQGFAERVGEPRTVTSWDGHTRWRIYYVEVSDGEVLAIGQHLTEVEAAVKRLILIDMLVGGAVLILLASIGAAIVRTSLKPLVEIERTAAAIAGGDLSRRVPDPEYGQPCPTSELGRLSRALNAMLSQIEMAFTARAASEFAARSAETAAREAAEAARASEARSRRSEERMRQFVADASHELRTPLTTIRGFAELYRQGAARAPEQTSDLLRRIEDEASRMGLLVEDLLLLARLDRERPLSLAPVELPVLAADALEAARAMAPDRRIELEIEPGSGPLVVRGDDARLRQVIGNLMTNALRHTPPEASVTLRMRVEPGDLAVIEVADTGPGLTGEQADRVFERFYRADASRTRRTGAYTGTGLGLAIVAALVAVHQGTVEVTDTPGGGATFRVRLPLAPAMDIDD is encoded by the coding sequence GTGAACCCGGTCCAGCAGGGCAAGACCCGACTCCGCTCGGTACCGCTGCGGGTCAAGCTCGTCGCGGCCGTGCTCGCGCTGGTCGCCGCCGCGCTGCTGGTGATCGCCTCGCTGACCACGATCTTCCTCCGCAGCTACCTGGTCGGGCAGATCGACACGCAGTTGCGAGGCTCGGGCCAGACGCTCGGGCCGCTGATCCCCCTGATGAAGACCGGCCGGGTGGGGGCGATGCTGCCCAGCGACTACTTCGTGGTGCTGGCGAACCCGGATCTCGGCCTCACCCGTCCGTACTACGACGACAACACCTTCGGTCCGCAGCAGCTGCCGCGCGTCCCCGACGACGTCCAGGGTTTCGCCGAGCGGGTGGGGGAGCCCCGGACCGTGACGTCGTGGGACGGGCACACCCGGTGGCGGATCTACTACGTCGAGGTGTCCGACGGTGAGGTGTTGGCGATCGGGCAGCACCTCACCGAGGTCGAGGCGGCGGTCAAGCGACTCATCCTGATCGACATGCTGGTGGGTGGGGCGGTGCTGATCCTGCTCGCCTCGATCGGCGCGGCCATCGTGCGGACCAGCCTCAAACCGTTGGTGGAGATCGAACGTACCGCCGCCGCGATCGCCGGTGGCGATCTCAGCCGCCGGGTGCCCGACCCCGAGTACGGGCAACCCTGTCCCACCTCGGAGCTGGGGCGGCTGTCCCGCGCGTTGAACGCGATGCTCAGCCAGATCGAGATGGCCTTCACCGCCCGCGCGGCGTCCGAGTTCGCGGCCCGATCCGCCGAGACCGCCGCGCGGGAGGCAGCGGAGGCGGCCCGTGCCTCCGAGGCGCGGTCCCGCCGCTCGGAGGAGCGGATGCGGCAGTTCGTCGCGGACGCCTCGCACGAGCTGCGAACCCCGCTGACCACCATCCGGGGCTTCGCCGAGCTGTACCGGCAGGGTGCCGCCCGCGCCCCCGAGCAGACCTCCGACCTGCTGCGCCGGATCGAGGACGAGGCGTCCCGGATGGGTCTGCTGGTGGAGGACCTGCTGCTGCTGGCCCGGCTGGACCGGGAGCGGCCGTTGTCGCTCGCCCCGGTGGAGCTGCCGGTGCTGGCCGCCGACGCGTTGGAGGCGGCCCGGGCGATGGCGCCGGACCGGCGGATCGAGCTGGAGATCGAGCCGGGTTCCGGGCCGCTGGTGGTGCGCGGCGACGACGCCCGGCTGCGGCAGGTGATCGGCAACCTGATGACGAACGCTCTGCGGCACACCCCGCCGGAGGCGTCGGTTACGCTGCGGATGCGTGTCGAACCGGGCGACCTGGCGGTGATCGAGGTTGCCGACACCGGGCCGGGGCTCACCGGGGAGCAGGCGGACCGGGTCTTCGAACGTTTCTACCGGGCGGACGCCTCGCGGACCCGGCGTACCGGGGCGTACACCGGCACCGGCCTCGGGCTGGCCATCGTGGCGGCCCTGGTGGCGGTGCACCAGGGCACTGTCGAGGTGACCGACACGCCGGGCGGGGGTGCCACCTTCCGGGTCCGGTTGCCGCTGGCCCCGGCCATGGACATCGATGACTAA